A window of the Candidatus Polarisedimenticolaceae bacterium genome harbors these coding sequences:
- the lepA gene encoding translation elongation factor 4, translated as MKSLRIRNFSIIAHIDHGKTTLSDRLLQRTGAVAERDMTAQMLDAMDLERERGITIKAHAVTLGYRAKDGQDYILNLIDTPGHVDFNYEVSRSLAACEGALLVVDASQGVEAQTLANTYLAVDGALEVIPVLNKIDLPGAEPERVREQIENIIGIDTAHTIAASAKEGIGIDEILEAICTLVPSPKGSYEAPPKALIFDSWYDPYRGVVMLVRVVDGTLEKRMKIRLMITGGSYEIEEMGVFSPKATVRDTLSVGEVGFVIANIKKISDCQIGDTITDEKNPTTDPFPGFREVKPMVFAGLYPTDSAQYEDLRDAMEKLRLNDSSFSYEPESSGALGFGFRCGFLGLLHMEIVQERLEREFNLDLITTAPGVSYRVTTTKGEVLEVHNPSKLPPQANIEIIEEPIITAMIISPPEYLGNIMKLCDERRGIQKKLSYLSKTRVLLEYDMPLNEVVLDFFDKLKSGSRGYASLDYHLAGYRADKLVKMDLLVNAEPVDALSVICHRDKSEIKGRALAAKMKELIPRQLFEVVIQAAIGGKILCREVVKSMGKNVLAKCYGGDISRKRKLLEKQKEGKKRMKRVGRVDIPQDAFLAILKVD; from the coding sequence ATGAAGTCCCTGCGAATCCGCAACTTCTCGATCATCGCGCACATCGATCACGGGAAGACGACGCTCTCCGACCGTCTGCTCCAGCGGACGGGAGCCGTCGCCGAGCGCGACATGACCGCGCAGATGCTCGACGCGATGGACCTCGAGCGCGAGCGCGGCATCACGATCAAGGCCCACGCCGTCACCCTGGGCTATCGCGCGAAGGACGGCCAGGACTACATCCTCAACCTCATCGACACACCCGGGCACGTCGACTTCAACTACGAGGTCAGCCGCTCGCTGGCCGCGTGCGAGGGGGCGCTGCTCGTCGTCGACGCGAGCCAGGGAGTCGAGGCGCAGACGCTCGCGAACACCTACCTCGCGGTCGACGGCGCGCTCGAGGTCATCCCGGTCCTCAACAAGATCGACCTCCCCGGCGCCGAGCCGGAGCGCGTGCGCGAGCAGATCGAGAACATCATCGGCATCGACACGGCGCACACGATCGCCGCGTCGGCGAAGGAAGGGATCGGGATCGACGAGATCCTCGAGGCGATCTGCACCCTCGTCCCGAGCCCGAAGGGGTCGTACGAGGCGCCGCCCAAGGCGCTCATCTTCGACTCCTGGTACGACCCGTACCGCGGGGTCGTGATGCTCGTGCGCGTCGTCGACGGCACGCTCGAGAAGCGGATGAAGATCCGCCTCATGATCACCGGCGGCTCGTACGAGATCGAAGAGATGGGAGTGTTCTCGCCGAAGGCGACGGTCCGCGACACGCTGTCGGTCGGCGAGGTCGGCTTCGTCATCGCGAACATCAAGAAGATCAGCGACTGCCAGATCGGCGACACGATCACCGACGAGAAGAACCCGACGACGGACCCGTTCCCCGGCTTCCGGGAAGTCAAGCCGATGGTCTTCGCCGGGCTCTACCCGACCGACTCGGCGCAATACGAGGATCTCCGGGATGCGATGGAGAAGCTCCGACTGAACGATTCGTCGTTCAGCTACGAGCCCGAGTCGTCGGGGGCGCTCGGCTTCGGGTTCCGCTGCGGGTTCCTCGGCCTCCTCCACATGGAGATCGTGCAGGAGCGCCTCGAGCGCGAGTTCAACCTCGACCTCATCACGACGGCGCCCGGCGTGTCGTACCGTGTGACGACGACCAAGGGCGAGGTCCTCGAGGTGCACAACCCGAGCAAGCTGCCGCCGCAGGCGAACATCGAGATCATCGAGGAGCCGATCATCACCGCGATGATCATCAGCCCGCCCGAGTACCTCGGGAACATCATGAAGCTCTGCGACGAGCGGCGCGGGATCCAGAAGAAGCTGAGCTACCTCTCGAAGACGCGCGTGCTGCTCGAGTACGACATGCCGCTCAACGAGGTCGTCCTCGACTTCTTCGACAAGCTCAAGTCGGGGTCGCGCGGCTACGCCTCGCTCGACTACCACCTCGCGGGATACCGCGCCGATAAGCTCGTCAAGATGGACCTGCTCGTCAACGCCGAGCCGGTCGACGCCCTCTCCGTGATCTGCCACCGCGACAAGTCGGAGATCAAGGGCCGGGCGCTCGCGGCCAAGATGAAGGAGCTGATCCCGAGGCAGCTCTTCGAGGTCGTCATCCAGGCGGCGATCGGCGGCAAGATCCTCTGCCGCGAGGTCGTGAAATCGATGGGCAAGAACGTCCTCGCGAAGTGCTACGGCGGCGACATCTCCCGTAAGCGCAAGCTCCTCGAGAAGCAGAAGGAAGGCAAGAAACGGATGAAGCGCGTCGGGCGGGTCGACATCCCCCAGGACGCCTTTCTGGCCATCCTCAAAGTCGACTGA
- a CDS encoding redoxin domain-containing protein has protein sequence MADAAPRPLVAAILAVLLLAGVAIAGYLAVHHENHVYGDATLSLANCPETETINCDVVNSSGFSEVLGVPIAAFAIPTYLLLLGMLAVCRRNPAVLAHVFTIGLLCVAYSAFLFVVSKTVVGYLCLWCMRLYAVNLSIPILSAFAARRSPQSLVAATFHDLRRFRPAVVRAGAAFVVLLGITVAGDRALRAHVKAQAAAERHRIEQEGGPTVPAVPETPSGPSSGLSLVPPAYADEKPAPPAPYKLAGPLRKLDGGKAAPFDLQGRLGKGKPVALIFWAPNFAWSERSLVSMAQALAKDYPAFEVYAVAGKRDDQKDEDLVERFAMLEVPASLPLLADDGFAVSKALAVEDVPNVAVFSAMGQLVVAKIKSPDQLLITGGGNKPASDVLQQVAKGAEVPQIQRMFPYYPGSELVGHCAPPFRGKTFGTGAPYAFTGKGNGRPTLVMFWSSTCKHCQVDVPQLVKWVKAHPNAADIVGVTIIKKDQAGQPSHRAITEQYIKAQGISWTVVEDPDGVVTRTYRSISTPTTFFVSPSGTVTDVWYYAHEEGFDAAMDRSLATAKAGAATACSAPAEPDRPALSMSVMSSDGKRIELAKAVGGPTLVHFWATWCKPCVAELPSLVKFRDTIEKAGTGKVVLVSVEGEEDGKRITDFQKTLGVDLHSYRAPQGGVAGKIDPAFRVPRTYVVDGKGGVLEERQGAQDWADPAFAEGIKAWLDAAR, from the coding sequence GTGGCCGATGCAGCCCCCAGGCCCCTTGTGGCGGCGATTCTCGCCGTGCTCCTCCTCGCGGGGGTCGCGATCGCGGGGTATCTCGCCGTCCATCACGAGAACCACGTCTACGGCGACGCGACCCTCAGCCTCGCGAACTGCCCCGAGACCGAGACGATCAACTGCGACGTCGTCAACTCGAGCGGCTTCTCGGAGGTCCTGGGCGTGCCGATCGCGGCGTTCGCGATACCGACGTACCTGCTCCTCCTCGGCATGCTCGCCGTCTGCCGCCGCAATCCCGCCGTCCTCGCCCACGTGTTCACGATCGGCTTGCTCTGCGTCGCCTACTCGGCGTTCCTCTTCGTCGTCTCGAAGACGGTCGTCGGGTACCTTTGCCTGTGGTGCATGAGGCTCTACGCCGTGAACCTCTCCATCCCGATCCTCTCGGCTTTCGCCGCGCGCCGCTCGCCCCAGTCGCTCGTCGCGGCGACGTTCCACGATCTCCGCCGGTTCCGGCCCGCCGTCGTTCGCGCGGGTGCGGCGTTCGTCGTGCTCCTCGGGATCACCGTCGCCGGCGATCGCGCCCTTCGCGCGCACGTCAAGGCGCAGGCGGCGGCGGAGCGCCATCGGATCGAGCAGGAGGGCGGCCCGACGGTGCCGGCGGTGCCCGAGACGCCCTCGGGTCCGTCATCCGGCCTCTCCCTCGTTCCTCCGGCCTACGCCGACGAGAAGCCTGCGCCCCCCGCGCCGTACAAGCTCGCCGGTCCTCTCCGGAAGCTCGACGGCGGGAAGGCCGCCCCGTTCGACCTCCAGGGACGCCTCGGCAAGGGGAAGCCGGTCGCGCTCATCTTCTGGGCGCCGAACTTCGCCTGGTCCGAGCGATCCCTCGTGTCGATGGCGCAGGCGCTCGCGAAGGATTATCCGGCGTTCGAGGTGTACGCAGTCGCGGGGAAGCGCGACGACCAGAAAGACGAGGATCTCGTCGAGCGGTTCGCGATGCTCGAGGTTCCCGCGTCGCTTCCGCTCCTCGCCGACGACGGGTTCGCGGTGAGCAAGGCCCTCGCCGTCGAGGACGTGCCGAACGTCGCCGTGTTCTCCGCGATGGGGCAGCTCGTCGTCGCGAAGATCAAGAGCCCCGATCAGCTCCTCATCACGGGGGGCGGGAACAAGCCGGCGAGCGACGTCCTGCAGCAGGTGGCGAAGGGGGCCGAGGTCCCGCAGATCCAGCGCATGTTCCCGTATTACCCGGGCTCGGAGCTCGTCGGGCACTGCGCACCGCCGTTCCGCGGCAAGACCTTCGGCACCGGCGCACCTTACGCGTTCACCGGAAAGGGGAACGGGCGCCCGACGCTCGTCATGTTCTGGTCGTCGACCTGCAAGCACTGCCAGGTCGACGTGCCGCAGCTCGTCAAGTGGGTCAAGGCGCACCCGAACGCCGCGGACATCGTCGGCGTCACGATCATCAAGAAGGACCAGGCCGGGCAGCCCTCGCACCGTGCGATCACGGAGCAGTACATCAAGGCGCAGGGAATCTCGTGGACGGTCGTCGAGGACCCCGACGGCGTCGTCACCCGAACGTACCGGAGCATCTCGACACCGACGACGTTCTTCGTCTCGCCGTCGGGCACCGTGACCGACGTCTGGTACTACGCGCACGAAGAGGGCTTCGACGCGGCGATGGACCGCTCGCTCGCGACGGCGAAGGCCGGGGCGGCGACGGCATGCAGCGCCCCGGCCGAGCCGGACCGCCCGGCGCTGTCGATGAGCGTGATGTCGTCCGACGGCAAGCGCATCGAGCTCGCGAAGGCGGTGGGCGGCCCTACGCTCGTCCACTTCTGGGCGACGTGGTGCAAGCCGTGCGTCGCCGAGCTGCCGTCGCTCGTGAAGTTCCGCGACACGATCGAGAAGGCGGGCACCGGCAAGGTCGTCCTCGTCTCGGTCGAAGGCGAGGAAGACGGGAAGCGCATCACGGATTTCCAGAAGACGCTCGGCGTCGATCTCCACTCCTATCGCGCACCGCAGGGCGGCGTGGCCGGCAAGATCGATCCGGCGTTCCGCGTCCCGCGGACCTACGTCGTCGACGGGAAGGGCGGCGTGCTCGAGGAGCGGCAGGGGGCGCAGGACTGGGCGGACCCGGCGTTCGCGGAGGGGATCAAGGCCTGGCTCGACGCCGCGCGCTAG